A window of the Clupea harengus chromosome 8, Ch_v2.0.2, whole genome shotgun sequence genome harbors these coding sequences:
- the fam53c gene encoding protein FAM53C, translating into MPESSYWQLCPPSKPSLQGVLSSSFPPGPVPQGPSDEHQPEGEDLHRPLLPSTSVTDLSFPGAPPPPPPPPKRHCRSLSVPEDLSRCRYTWRPSASKVWTPVNRRCHSGGGAGGPCPLRAPSSSLNSSLHSSSSPTFFSLALSPDSPLPWNFPFEPSDSAGGSACCCFFPSSCSSSPSPLHPPPPPQRRFSLSPVLIREAAAQILPPPPVPLQPTAPPVAVPASPSSACSTPASLRRAIPPQLPRCHSQPCDLLLLKPGLKRRRDPDRPCARPVLDFAKMTQTRGADHLSCLERGRLACGGDVCMGLEPFLGDFRGLYSPSEGLGRTSIGPLSESDEEEEEEGEDVEPDHEGGPQSVFERDCTELDISLIEEN; encoded by the exons ATGCCTG AGAGTAGCTATTGGCAGCTCTGCCCTCCTTCCAAGCCCAGCCTGCAGGGTGTGCTGAGTTCGAGCTTTCCCCCAGGCCCTGTGCCCCAGGGTCCTTCCGACGAGCACCAACCTGAGGGGGAAGATCTGCACCGACCCCTGCTTCCAAGCACTTCAGTGACGGACCTGTCTTTTCCCggtgcaccccctccccccccgccgccccccaAACGCCACTGTCGCTCACTGTCTGTGCCAGAGGACCTGTCACGCTGCCGCTACACCTGGCGGCCCAGTGCCTCGAAGGTCTGGACACCTGTGAACCGTCGGTGCCACAGTGGAGGGGGAGCGGGGGGACCGTGTCCGCTTCGTGCCCCCAGCTCTTCTCTGAACTCGTCTCTACACTCCTCTTCCAGCCCCACGTTTTTTAGCCTTGCACTTTCCCCCGACTCCCCGCTACCATGGAATTTCCCCTTTGAGCCCAGTGATTCTGCGGGAGGCAGTGCCTGTTGTTGCTTCTTTCcgtcctcctgttcctcctctccatctccgctccatcctccccctcctccgcaGAGGCGCTTCTCCTTGTCCCCTGTACTCATACGAGAGGCTGCGGCCCAAATCCTTCCGCCACCTCCAGTTCCTCTCCAACCCACAGCCCCTCCAGTAGCCGTGCCTGCCTCCCCCTCGTCTGCGTGTAGCACCCCAGCCTCGCTGCGCCGGGCCATTCCACCTCAGCTACCACGCTGTCACTCCCAGCCCTGTGACTTGCTTCTGCTAAAACCTGGTCTGAAGCGCAGGAGGGACCCTGACCGACCTTGTGCAAGGCCGGTGCTGGACTTTGCTAAGATGACTCAG ACTCGAGGCGCTGATCACCTCAGTTGTCTGGAGCGTGGAAGGCTGGCCTGCGGAGGGGACGTTTGCATGGGTCTGGAGCCTTTTCTGGGAGACTTCAGAGGGTTGTATTCTCCATCTGAAGGCCTTGGAAGGACAAGTATTGGGCCACTTAGTGAAagcgatgaagaggaggaggaagagggggaagacGTTGAACCTGATCACGAAGGAGGACCACAAAGTGTTTTTGAAAGGGATTGCACAGAACTGGACATCTCCTTAATTGaggagaattaa
- the LOC105907421 gene encoding C-terminal-binding protein 1 isoform X4, with product MQGIRPPILNGPMHPRPLVALLDGRDCTVEMPVLKDVATVAFCDAQSTTEIHEKVLNEAVGALMYHTITLSRDDLDKFKSLRIIVRIGSGFDNVDIKAAAELGIAVCNVPSSSVEETADTALCLILNLYRRVTWMHQALREGTRASSVEQIREVAGGAARIRGETLGIIGLGRIGQAVALRAKAFGFNVIFYDPYLPDGVERSLGLQRMTTLQDLLIHSDCVSLHCSLNEHNHHLINDFTIKQMRQGAFLVNIARGGLVDEKALAQALKEGRIRGAALDVHETEPFSFSQGPLKDAPNLICTPHTSWYSEQASVEAREEAAKEVRRAITGRIPDSLKNCVNKEYLKTTPQWPSMDPSTVHPELNGAGAYRFASNLVGVTAGGLMGTGAAMEGIVAGTLPMAHGVAPVSRPPHTPSPSQPSKAETDRDLPADQ from the exons ATGCAAG GAATTCGTCCCCCTATCCTGAATGGGCCCATGCACCCACGGCCCTTGGTGGCACTCCTAGATGGCCGTGACTGTACTGTGGAAATGCCCGTTCTGAAGGATGTGGCAACTGTTGCATTCTGTGATGCCCAATCAACCACGGAGATACACGAGAAG GTATTAAATGAGGCAGTGGGAGCTCTCATGTACCATACCATAACACTCTCTCGCGATGACCTCGACAAGTTCAAGAGCTTGCGAATCATCGTAAGAATTGGCAGTGGCTTCGATAATGTGGACATCAAAGCTGCTGCAGAGCTAG GTATTGCGGTGTGCAATGTGCCATCTTCATCGGTGGAGGAGACGGCCGACACAGCCCTCTGTCTCATCCTGAATTTATACCGGAGAGTCACCTGGATGCACCAAGCGCTGCGAGAGGGCACACGGGCCTCAAGTGTAGAGCAGATCCGGGAGGTTGCAGGAGGGGCTGCGCGGATACGTGGAGAAACTCTGGGAATCATTGGTCTAG GACGGATCGGTCAGGCAGTGGCTTTGCGTGCAAAGGCTTTTGGGTTCAATGTGATATTTTACGACCCCTATCTGCCTGACGGAGTGGAACGTTCCCTGGGTCTTCAGCGAATGACAACCTTGCAGGACCTCCTCATTCACTCAGACTGTGTATCTTTACACTGCAGTCTAAATGAACACAATCATCATCTCATCAATGATTTCACCATCaaacag ATGCGGCAGGGGGCATTCCTGGTGAACATTGCCAGGGGTGGGCTAGTGGATGAGAAGGCACTGGCACAGGCTCTGAAGGAGGGCCGAATACGGGGGGCTGCGCTTGATGTACATGAGACTGAGCCCTTTAG TTTCTCCCAAGGCCCCCTGAAAGATGCCCCAAATCTTATCTGTACACCCCACACATCCTGGTACAGTGAGCAGGCCTCAGTTGAGGCCAGGGAGGAGGCAGCTAAAGAGGTGCGACGCGCCATAACAG GACGCATTCCTGATAGTCTGAAGAATTGTGTGAATAAGGAATATCTAAAGACTACACCCCAGTGGCCTAGCATGGACCCCAGTACAGTACACCCTGAACTTAATGGAGCTGGTGCATATAG GTTCGCCTCCAATCTGGTTGGGGTGACTGCAGGAGGCTTAATGGGCACGGGTGCTGCTATGGAGGGCATTGTTGCTGGAACTTTGCCCATGGCTCATGGTGTTGCCCCTGTCTCCCGCCCACCTCACACACCGTCTCCAAGCCAACCTTCCAaggcagaaacagacagagatttACCAGCAGATCAGTAG
- the LOC105907421 gene encoding C-terminal-binding protein 1 isoform X3 gives MQGIRPPILNGPMHPRPLVALLDGRDCTVEMPVLKDVATVAFCDAQSTTEIHEKVLNEAVGALMYHTITLSRDDLDKFKSLRIIVRIGSGFDNVDIKAAAELGIAVCNVPSSSVEETADTALCLILNLYRRVTWMHQALREGTRASSVEQIREVAGGAARIRGETLGIIGLGRIGQAVALRAKAFGFNVIFYDPYLPDGVERSLGLQRMTTLQDLLIHSDCVSLHCSLNEHNHHLINDFTIKQMRQGAFLVNIARGGLVDEKALAQALKEGRIRGAALDVHETEPFSFSQGPLKDAPNLICTPHTSWYSEQASVEAREEAAKEVRRAITGRIPDSLKNCVNKEYLKTTPQWPSMDPSTVHPELNGAGAYR, from the exons ATGCAAG GAATTCGTCCCCCTATCCTGAATGGGCCCATGCACCCACGGCCCTTGGTGGCACTCCTAGATGGCCGTGACTGTACTGTGGAAATGCCCGTTCTGAAGGATGTGGCAACTGTTGCATTCTGTGATGCCCAATCAACCACGGAGATACACGAGAAG GTATTAAATGAGGCAGTGGGAGCTCTCATGTACCATACCATAACACTCTCTCGCGATGACCTCGACAAGTTCAAGAGCTTGCGAATCATCGTAAGAATTGGCAGTGGCTTCGATAATGTGGACATCAAAGCTGCTGCAGAGCTAG GTATTGCGGTGTGCAATGTGCCATCTTCATCGGTGGAGGAGACGGCCGACACAGCCCTCTGTCTCATCCTGAATTTATACCGGAGAGTCACCTGGATGCACCAAGCGCTGCGAGAGGGCACACGGGCCTCAAGTGTAGAGCAGATCCGGGAGGTTGCAGGAGGGGCTGCGCGGATACGTGGAGAAACTCTGGGAATCATTGGTCTAG GACGGATCGGTCAGGCAGTGGCTTTGCGTGCAAAGGCTTTTGGGTTCAATGTGATATTTTACGACCCCTATCTGCCTGACGGAGTGGAACGTTCCCTGGGTCTTCAGCGAATGACAACCTTGCAGGACCTCCTCATTCACTCAGACTGTGTATCTTTACACTGCAGTCTAAATGAACACAATCATCATCTCATCAATGATTTCACCATCaaacag ATGCGGCAGGGGGCATTCCTGGTGAACATTGCCAGGGGTGGGCTAGTGGATGAGAAGGCACTGGCACAGGCTCTGAAGGAGGGCCGAATACGGGGGGCTGCGCTTGATGTACATGAGACTGAGCCCTTTAG TTTCTCCCAAGGCCCCCTGAAAGATGCCCCAAATCTTATCTGTACACCCCACACATCCTGGTACAGTGAGCAGGCCTCAGTTGAGGCCAGGGAGGAGGCAGCTAAAGAGGTGCGACGCGCCATAACAG GACGCATTCCTGATAGTCTGAAGAATTGTGTGAATAAGGAATATCTAAAGACTACACCCCAGTGGCCTAGCATGGACCCCAGTACAGTACACCCTGAACTTAATGGAGCTGGTGCATATAGGTGA
- the LOC105907421 gene encoding C-terminal-binding protein 1 isoform X2: MQGIRPPILNGPMHPRPLVALLDGRDCTVEMPVLKDVATVAFCDAQSTTEIHEKVLNEAVGALMYHTITLSRDDLDKFKSLRIIVRIGSGFDNVDIKAAAELGIAVCNVPSSSVEETADTALCLILNLYRRVTWMHQALREGTRASSVEQIREVAGGAARIRGETLGIIGLGRIGQAVALRAKAFGFNVIFYDPYLPDGVERSLGLQRMTTLQDLLIHSDCVSLHCSLNEHNHHLINDFTIKQMRQGAFLVNIARGGLVDEKALAQALKEGRIRGAALDVHETEPFSFSQGPLKDAPNLICTPHTSWYSEQASVEAREEAAKEVRRAITGRIPDSLKNCVNKEYLKTTPQWPSMDPSTVHPELNGAGAYRARTVYGDQSFLFF, encoded by the exons ATGCAAG GAATTCGTCCCCCTATCCTGAATGGGCCCATGCACCCACGGCCCTTGGTGGCACTCCTAGATGGCCGTGACTGTACTGTGGAAATGCCCGTTCTGAAGGATGTGGCAACTGTTGCATTCTGTGATGCCCAATCAACCACGGAGATACACGAGAAG GTATTAAATGAGGCAGTGGGAGCTCTCATGTACCATACCATAACACTCTCTCGCGATGACCTCGACAAGTTCAAGAGCTTGCGAATCATCGTAAGAATTGGCAGTGGCTTCGATAATGTGGACATCAAAGCTGCTGCAGAGCTAG GTATTGCGGTGTGCAATGTGCCATCTTCATCGGTGGAGGAGACGGCCGACACAGCCCTCTGTCTCATCCTGAATTTATACCGGAGAGTCACCTGGATGCACCAAGCGCTGCGAGAGGGCACACGGGCCTCAAGTGTAGAGCAGATCCGGGAGGTTGCAGGAGGGGCTGCGCGGATACGTGGAGAAACTCTGGGAATCATTGGTCTAG GACGGATCGGTCAGGCAGTGGCTTTGCGTGCAAAGGCTTTTGGGTTCAATGTGATATTTTACGACCCCTATCTGCCTGACGGAGTGGAACGTTCCCTGGGTCTTCAGCGAATGACAACCTTGCAGGACCTCCTCATTCACTCAGACTGTGTATCTTTACACTGCAGTCTAAATGAACACAATCATCATCTCATCAATGATTTCACCATCaaacag ATGCGGCAGGGGGCATTCCTGGTGAACATTGCCAGGGGTGGGCTAGTGGATGAGAAGGCACTGGCACAGGCTCTGAAGGAGGGCCGAATACGGGGGGCTGCGCTTGATGTACATGAGACTGAGCCCTTTAG TTTCTCCCAAGGCCCCCTGAAAGATGCCCCAAATCTTATCTGTACACCCCACACATCCTGGTACAGTGAGCAGGCCTCAGTTGAGGCCAGGGAGGAGGCAGCTAAAGAGGTGCGACGCGCCATAACAG GACGCATTCCTGATAGTCTGAAGAATTGTGTGAATAAGGAATATCTAAAGACTACACCCCAGTGGCCTAGCATGGACCCCAGTACAGTACACCCTGAACTTAATGGAGCTGGTGCATATAG agccaggactgtgtacggaGACcagagttttttgtttttttag
- the LOC105907421 gene encoding C-terminal-binding protein 1 isoform X1: MHPRPLVALLDGRDCTVEMPVLKDVATVAFCDAQSTTEIHEKVLNEAVGALMYHTITLSRDDLDKFKSLRIIVRIGSGFDNVDIKAAAELGIAVCNVPSSSVEETADTALCLILNLYRRVTWMHQALREGTRASSVEQIREVAGGAARIRGETLGIIGLGRIGQAVALRAKAFGFNVIFYDPYLPDGVERSLGLQRMTTLQDLLIHSDCVSLHCSLNEHNHHLINDFTIKQMRQGAFLVNIARGGLVDEKALAQALKEGRIRGAALDVHETEPFSFSQGPLKDAPNLICTPHTSWYSEQASVEAREEAAKEVRRAITGRIPDSLKNCVNKEYLKTTPQWPSMDPSTVHPELNGAGAYRFASNLVGVTAGGLMGTGAAMEGIVAGTLPMAHGVAPVSRPPHTPSPSQPSKAETDRDLPADQ; the protein is encoded by the exons ATGCACCCACGGCCCTTGGTGGCACTCCTAGATGGCCGTGACTGTACTGTGGAAATGCCCGTTCTGAAGGATGTGGCAACTGTTGCATTCTGTGATGCCCAATCAACCACGGAGATACACGAGAAG GTATTAAATGAGGCAGTGGGAGCTCTCATGTACCATACCATAACACTCTCTCGCGATGACCTCGACAAGTTCAAGAGCTTGCGAATCATCGTAAGAATTGGCAGTGGCTTCGATAATGTGGACATCAAAGCTGCTGCAGAGCTAG GTATTGCGGTGTGCAATGTGCCATCTTCATCGGTGGAGGAGACGGCCGACACAGCCCTCTGTCTCATCCTGAATTTATACCGGAGAGTCACCTGGATGCACCAAGCGCTGCGAGAGGGCACACGGGCCTCAAGTGTAGAGCAGATCCGGGAGGTTGCAGGAGGGGCTGCGCGGATACGTGGAGAAACTCTGGGAATCATTGGTCTAG GACGGATCGGTCAGGCAGTGGCTTTGCGTGCAAAGGCTTTTGGGTTCAATGTGATATTTTACGACCCCTATCTGCCTGACGGAGTGGAACGTTCCCTGGGTCTTCAGCGAATGACAACCTTGCAGGACCTCCTCATTCACTCAGACTGTGTATCTTTACACTGCAGTCTAAATGAACACAATCATCATCTCATCAATGATTTCACCATCaaacag ATGCGGCAGGGGGCATTCCTGGTGAACATTGCCAGGGGTGGGCTAGTGGATGAGAAGGCACTGGCACAGGCTCTGAAGGAGGGCCGAATACGGGGGGCTGCGCTTGATGTACATGAGACTGAGCCCTTTAG TTTCTCCCAAGGCCCCCTGAAAGATGCCCCAAATCTTATCTGTACACCCCACACATCCTGGTACAGTGAGCAGGCCTCAGTTGAGGCCAGGGAGGAGGCAGCTAAAGAGGTGCGACGCGCCATAACAG GACGCATTCCTGATAGTCTGAAGAATTGTGTGAATAAGGAATATCTAAAGACTACACCCCAGTGGCCTAGCATGGACCCCAGTACAGTACACCCTGAACTTAATGGAGCTGGTGCATATAG GTTCGCCTCCAATCTGGTTGGGGTGACTGCAGGAGGCTTAATGGGCACGGGTGCTGCTATGGAGGGCATTGTTGCTGGAACTTTGCCCATGGCTCATGGTGTTGCCCCTGTCTCCCGCCCACCTCACACACCGTCTCCAAGCCAACCTTCCAaggcagaaacagacagagatttACCAGCAGATCAGTAG